One window of the Heliomicrobium undosum genome contains the following:
- a CDS encoding rhodanese-like domain-containing protein produces MDFVQMIATAAIGAIVIWLAARYFFGSGSDIHYEEAVRILADREQSLLLDVRTAREHGKRRPVGALNIPVQELKQRLAELEPHRKKQIVVICASGMRSRMAVQTLQKQGFAGVKNFRGGMSGWRGEVESG; encoded by the coding sequence ATGGATTTCGTACAGATGATTGCAACCGCCGCCATCGGCGCGATCGTGATCTGGCTGGCAGCCCGCTATTTTTTCGGCAGCGGCTCGGACATCCACTATGAAGAGGCCGTGCGCATCCTGGCTGACCGGGAACAATCGCTCCTGCTCGACGTGCGGACCGCCCGGGAACACGGAAAACGCCGGCCGGTCGGCGCTCTCAACATCCCCGTGCAGGAACTTAAACAGCGCCTGGCCGAACTGGAGCCGCACCGGAAGAAACAGATTGTCGTCATCTGCGCCAGCGGCATGCGCAGCCGGATGGCCGTCCAGACGCTGCAAAAACAGGGCTTCGCGGGCGTGAAAAACTTCCGCGGCGGCATGAGCGGCTGGCGAGGAGAGGTAGAAAGCGGCTGA
- a CDS encoding Mov34/MPN/PAD-1 family protein: MNEEIRVEYLRVEILEKVFNDVGEYVGKCSHEAGGLLLGDVYFQERSGILGALIRVETFLPALHAEPVHTSLKLTQADWEEWERLRKLAPKLQVLGWVHSHPGCGLFFSGQDLTNQQEHFSRPWHIGWVVDPQSGTHGFYRWRKGAMVATEDWQAIQVTRSARSQPVPLYPRSSPAGKNPSPSSPAAYGSAHAAHPASSNATMTSAASSSTSPSGLVTPGVAATGFTQPRFNPIEDTARLMIADPDVEEDGAAEKGKPVFVIDDTAAGSALLAISNDRLRGSRDPLKDTPLEARIRGYRTERSWKRAAMTFGMGLLIFLAAALVTVGVYTLWWK, encoded by the coding sequence ATGAATGAAGAAATTCGTGTCGAATATTTGCGGGTCGAAATCCTGGAAAAGGTTTTCAACGATGTGGGAGAATATGTAGGCAAATGCAGCCATGAGGCAGGCGGTCTGCTGCTGGGCGATGTCTATTTCCAGGAGCGATCGGGCATTCTGGGCGCGCTCATCCGTGTGGAAACCTTCCTGCCGGCGCTGCACGCCGAACCGGTGCATACGAGCCTGAAATTGACCCAGGCAGACTGGGAGGAATGGGAGCGCCTGCGCAAACTGGCGCCCAAACTGCAGGTGCTGGGCTGGGTGCACAGCCATCCCGGCTGCGGCCTTTTCTTTTCCGGTCAGGATCTGACCAATCAACAAGAGCACTTCTCCCGCCCCTGGCACATCGGCTGGGTTGTCGATCCCCAGTCCGGCACCCATGGCTTTTACCGGTGGCGCAAAGGCGCCATGGTCGCCACAGAGGACTGGCAAGCGATCCAGGTCACCCGTTCCGCCCGCTCCCAACCGGTGCCGCTCTACCCTCGTTCGTCGCCGGCTGGCAAAAATCCTTCTCCTTCCAGCCCTGCCGCCTATGGCTCCGCCCACGCCGCTCATCCCGCGTCATCAAACGCGACGATGACCAGCGCTGCCTCTTCGAGCACTTCGCCATCCGGCCTTGTGACACCTGGCGTTGCGGCGACTGGTTTTACGCAACCTAGATTCAACCCGATTGAGGATACAGCCCGCCTCATGATCGCCGATCCCGATGTGGAGGAGGATGGCGCCGCAGAAAAAGGAAAACCTGTGTTTGTCATCGATGATACGGCTGCCGGATCGGCCTTGCTTGCCATCTCCAATGATCGACTGCGTGGTTCGCGGGACCCGCTGAAAGATACACCTCTAGAGGCGCGAATTCGCGGGTACCGGACCGAGAGGTCCTGGAAGCGGGCTGCGATGACCTTTGGCATGGGCCTCCTGATCTTCCTGGCCGCCGCGCTGGTGACCGTAGGCGTATACACACTGTGGTGGAAATAG